Proteins encoded within one genomic window of Streptomyces profundus:
- a CDS encoding DUF6879 family protein → MFNLDAVGWARLFESCRESASHLEMRDNYAVQEELADIAKWRAGQWGPEEDAESKAGWLALMRSTAARGVRLRRARVVSEPVSEYIRFEHEGTPQNIDAGEDVRWLPRTRASGLVLPGNDCWIFDGTTVLFNHFTGDGGWVGNELTTDPVVAKHCAEAFESVWRLGVPHQEFRLV, encoded by the coding sequence ATGTTCAACCTTGACGCGGTGGGTTGGGCCCGGCTGTTCGAGTCCTGCCGTGAGTCGGCCAGCCATTTGGAGATGCGGGACAACTACGCCGTTCAAGAGGAGCTGGCCGATATCGCGAAGTGGCGGGCCGGCCAGTGGGGTCCGGAGGAGGACGCGGAAAGCAAGGCGGGCTGGCTTGCCTTGATGCGGTCCACCGCGGCGCGTGGTGTGCGGCTGCGGAGGGCGCGCGTGGTGTCCGAACCGGTTTCCGAATACATCAGGTTCGAGCATGAGGGGACGCCGCAGAACATCGACGCGGGCGAGGATGTTCGGTGGCTGCCACGGACCCGTGCGTCGGGTCTGGTGCTGCCTGGCAACGACTGTTGGATCTTCGACGGCACGACAGTGCTGTTCAACCACTTCACCGGAGATGGAGGATGGGTCGGCAACGAGCTGACCACGGACCCCGTGGTGGCCAAGCACTGTGCCGAAGCGTTCGAATCCGTCTGGCGGTTGGGAGTTCCGCACCAGGAATTCCGGCTCGTCTGA
- a CDS encoding methionyl-tRNA formyltransferase has protein sequence MSEQLRIGVISSGPDEFATIHAACVDKGHLPVVYLYGRSLRSGGPNLDDAGATTTAILDALPQGMDLLLPGTMDGLARSLRSHRVDLLVVFGFAWKLPPSVLEIPRLGVLNIHVAMLPRYRGPAPLLWAIRNGDATGGVTVHWMDEEFDTGNILAQQGGILLADDITWQNYCVSALPVVRRLLGESLDLAVAGDPGRPQDDAEGSYAGFMEPEFAVVDWSHSARAIHHQVRTHRYMRSSHHPVAMLDGGWRRVVRTSLSPSEGVLVRCGDGSPLWIVESEPAPAPE, from the coding sequence ATGTCTGAGCAGTTGCGGATCGGCGTGATCTCTTCGGGGCCGGATGAGTTCGCCACCATTCACGCCGCATGTGTGGACAAGGGGCACCTTCCGGTCGTCTATCTCTATGGGCGTTCCCTGCGCTCCGGCGGCCCGAATCTCGACGACGCCGGAGCGACGACCACGGCGATTCTCGATGCCTTGCCGCAGGGGATGGATCTTCTGCTTCCGGGCACCATGGACGGTCTGGCGCGGTCGCTGCGCAGCCATCGGGTCGATCTTCTCGTCGTCTTTGGCTTCGCCTGGAAGTTGCCGCCTTCCGTTCTGGAGATTCCCCGCCTCGGCGTGCTGAACATTCATGTCGCGATGCTTCCTCGATATCGGGGCCCGGCCCCTCTGCTGTGGGCCATTCGCAATGGCGACGCCACCGGCGGGGTGACGGTGCACTGGATGGACGAGGAATTCGACACGGGGAATATCCTGGCGCAGCAGGGCGGTATCCTGCTCGCGGACGACATCACCTGGCAGAACTACTGTGTGTCCGCCCTGCCGGTGGTTCGCCGATTGCTGGGCGAGTCCCTCGATCTGGCCGTCGCCGGTGACCCAGGCCGGCCCCAGGATGACGCCGAGGGCAGCTACGCGGGGTTCATGGAGCCGGAGTTCGCAGTCGTCGACTGGTCACACAGCGCGCGCGCCATTCACCACCAGGTGAGGACACACCGTTACATGCGGTCGTCCCACCATCCTGTCGCCATGCTTGACGGCGGCTGGCGACGGGTCGTGCGCACCAGTCTGTCCCCGTCGGAAGGGGTGCTGGTTCGCTGCGGCGATGGGAGTCCCCTGTGGATCGTGGAGTCCGAACCGGCCCCCGCGCCCGAATGA
- a CDS encoding ABC transporter ATP-binding protein encodes MASPVAPLEHRYRGEHPVRTLLWLLRPDRWRIALASAVFTIKHSPLWLLPLTTAAIVDTVVDHRPISNLWSSAGLVLAILLVNFPLHLLWVRLMFGSVRRMGTTLRSALCTRMQQLSIGYHNRVSAGVLQAKVVRDVETIEQMVQQTSESGLGATTVLIGGLVIIGLRAPEFLPIFLIVVPCAALLVMRMRLRLRTRNEHFRRDVEQLSSRVSEMTRLIPVTRAHGLEDNALRRMNGTLRRVLDSAMRLDLLNGRVASASWVLLNTLGLTFLTGAALVAYYEVWDVSAGDVVMLSAFLTTLTNSTTTLLALIPVITKGLESVRSVGEVLQEPELEANEGKAEVSDVRGAFTFDAVSFGYEGVGHDEEDERPAVRRMSLTVSPGETIALVGASGAGKSTVLNLLIGFVRPTRGRLLLDGVDMGGLDLRTYRRFVSVVPQESILFEGTVRENVAYGMDDPDETTVRDALAAANALEFVDRLPGGLDAVVGEHGARLSGGQRQRLAIARALIRDPRVLILDEATSALDTRSEALVQQALARLVRGRTTFVVAHRLSTIRGADRIVVMDHGQIVETGTHDELLAHDGAYAALQSSQLN; translated from the coding sequence GTGGCCTCGCCGGTAGCCCCGCTCGAACACCGTTACCGGGGCGAACACCCGGTCCGTACCCTGCTCTGGCTCCTTCGCCCCGACCGCTGGAGGATCGCCCTCGCCTCGGCGGTCTTCACCATCAAGCACAGCCCGCTCTGGCTGCTGCCGCTCACCACCGCCGCCATCGTCGACACCGTCGTCGACCACCGCCCGATCAGCAACCTCTGGTCCAGCGCGGGTCTGGTGCTGGCGATCCTGCTCGTCAACTTCCCCCTGCATCTGCTGTGGGTGCGCCTGATGTTCGGCAGCGTGCGGCGGATGGGCACCACCCTGCGCTCCGCGCTCTGCACCCGGATGCAGCAACTGTCCATCGGCTACCACAACCGGGTCAGCGCCGGCGTCCTCCAGGCGAAGGTCGTGCGCGATGTCGAGACCATCGAGCAGATGGTGCAGCAGACCTCCGAATCCGGCCTGGGCGCGACCACCGTGCTGATCGGCGGCCTGGTCATCATCGGCCTACGGGCCCCCGAGTTCCTGCCGATCTTCCTGATCGTGGTGCCGTGCGCCGCCCTGCTGGTGATGCGGATGCGGCTGCGCCTGCGCACCCGAAACGAACACTTCCGGCGCGATGTCGAGCAACTCTCCTCCCGCGTCTCCGAGATGACCCGGCTGATCCCCGTCACCCGGGCGCACGGCCTGGAGGACAACGCGCTGCGGCGGATGAACGGCACCCTCCGCCGGGTGCTGGATTCCGCGATGCGCCTCGACCTGCTCAACGGCCGGGTCGCATCCGCCTCCTGGGTGCTCCTCAACACCCTCGGCCTGACCTTCCTCACCGGCGCCGCGCTGGTCGCCTACTACGAGGTGTGGGATGTCAGCGCCGGTGACGTCGTGATGCTCAGCGCGTTCCTCACCACGCTCACCAACTCGACCACCACGCTGCTCGCCCTGATCCCGGTGATCACCAAGGGACTTGAGTCGGTGCGCTCCGTGGGCGAGGTGCTCCAGGAGCCCGAGCTGGAGGCGAACGAGGGCAAGGCCGAGGTCTCCGACGTGCGGGGCGCGTTCACCTTCGACGCGGTCTCCTTCGGCTACGAGGGGGTCGGCCACGACGAGGAGGACGAGCGGCCGGCCGTGCGCCGGATGAGCCTGACCGTCTCCCCCGGCGAGACGATCGCCCTGGTCGGCGCGTCGGGCGCGGGCAAGTCGACCGTCCTCAACCTGCTGATCGGCTTCGTCCGGCCGACCCGGGGACGACTGCTGCTCGACGGCGTCGACATGGGCGGCCTCGACCTGCGGACCTACCGTCGGTTCGTCTCCGTCGTCCCCCAGGAGTCGATCCTCTTCGAGGGCACCGTCCGGGAGAACGTCGCCTACGGCATGGACGACCCGGACGAGACGACCGTGCGGGACGCGCTCGCGGCGGCCAACGCCCTGGAGTTCGTCGACCGGTTGCCCGGTGGCCTCGACGCGGTGGTCGGCGAACACGGCGCGCGGCTCTCCGGCGGCCAGCGCCAACGCCTTGCCATCGCACGGGCGTTGATCCGCGACCCCAGGGTGCTGATCCTCGACGAGGCGACCTCGGCCCTGGACACCCGCTCCGAGGCACTCGTCCAGCAGGCCCTCGCCCGCCTGGTACGCGGCCGGACCACGTTCGTGGTGGCCCACCGGCTGTCGACGATCAGAGGAGCCGACCGGATCGTGGTGATGGACCACGGCCAGATCGTGGAGACCGGCACCCACGACGAACTCCTCGCCCACGACGGCGCCTACGCGGCCCTCCAATCCAGCCAACTCAACTGA
- a CDS encoding ricin-type beta-trefoil lectin domain protein — MRFTHYGAALGAALALLLGTTTTAAALGAADTAPAPRASYFGQLENPYSGECLAADEDTGEVFTEACDPDDEEQVWHYDTHDRQLVNFASVECLTAGEPGWWVTTQWCGFTADQRWNYEATSGRFVSQSNNHCLSRQWFGPRVLTYECGDSAQSWHFIPR, encoded by the coding sequence ATGCGGTTCACGCACTATGGCGCGGCCCTGGGCGCCGCGCTGGCTCTTCTTCTGGGCACCACCACCACCGCCGCCGCGCTGGGGGCGGCCGACACCGCGCCAGCCCCACGCGCGAGCTACTTCGGCCAGTTGGAGAACCCGTACTCCGGCGAATGCCTCGCCGCGGACGAGGACACCGGCGAGGTGTTCACCGAGGCGTGCGACCCGGACGACGAGGAGCAGGTCTGGCACTACGACACCCACGACCGCCAGCTCGTCAACTTCGCCTCGGTGGAGTGCCTGACCGCCGGCGAGCCGGGCTGGTGGGTCACCACCCAGTGGTGCGGCTTCACCGCCGACCAGCGGTGGAACTACGAGGCGACCTCCGGACGCTTTGTGAGCCAGTCCAACAACCACTGCCTGTCCCGGCAGTGGTTCGGCCCCCGCGTGCTGACCTACGAGTGTGGCGACAGCGCCCAGAGCTGGCACTTCATCCCCCGCTGA